In the genome of Nitrospiraceae bacterium, the window TACAGGGGAACATGGTTACGGAGAATACCCAAGAGAACATGGAAAGAGGCCTGTGACAAGGCCCATATGCCAGAGAAACTGTTTCATGACTTACGAAGGACAGGCGTTCGAAACCTCATCCGGTCCGGCATTTCTGAACGAGTGGCTATGGATATTTCTGGCCATCGGACCCGATCCGTCTTTGACCGCTACAATATTGTGAGTGAGGCAGACCTGGTTCAGGCTAAGGACAAATTGAACACCTTGAGCACAATTTCGAGCACAATGGGGAAGGAGAAGGAGGGAGAGATCGCTGTAAGTTGTTGAAAAAATGGTGCCCCCGACACGAATTGAACGTGCGGCCCGCGGTTTAGGAAACCGCTGCTCTATCCGACTGAGCTACGGGGGCAGCCTTTAATTTGAACACGATACAGATTTTACCAGTAAAGGAAATTGGTGAACGCTATTAGGAGTTACGTTTACCCTATGACTTGAGCCAATCCTCTTCATTGAGATGCCTGTAAAGATTTAAATATCTTCTCTAAACTGATGACTAAAGACCTTCAGACAGTCCCAGCATCCAACCCGATCTTCAAACATTCGTCACTGCTCAATTGCTCAGATCATGAAACCGAAATTCTGAACACCGGCAGGTCCGAAGCAATCTGAACGTATTTCAACAGAACCAACACTTCGCCAATTATACAAAAGACAATAAGTTAGTTAATAGCCCCCCCAAAGCCCAACTTGAACAAATACCCCTGATATTGTCGAATATGGGTAGTCAGAGGCAACAATCGAGAATCATAAATGTTGTGTCTTTCTCTGAAAATGGGATAAATCCCCATTGAAGGTCAAACTACCATTTTGTCAGATTTAAAATCTCTCTCCCAGCCGAAATCCCATGAAATGCGGAATGAGCAGAACAGGCTTTAGGGGAGGACCAGAAAGACAGTTTGTTCCATTCCTCTTCACTGAAAACCCGGGCCTCTCATCCTTCGGAGCGGCCATTCTCACATTTTAGGGACATTTTAGCGACATTTCTTCCCATCAATCCCATTCAGCACCCGCAATTCATCCTTTCACACGGTAGGTCCATTATTTATTTGGTTAAAGCCTGGCCCCTTCCCCATAATCTCAAAAGGCAACACTTGATAAAATTACTCTGCGATCAAAAATTCGAAAATTCAACGATAATCAAAAAAGTGTGCCCCTTTCTTTTTTAAAAAGAAAAGGGCGCATGAAGTTCGCACCACACCTCAATGAAAAATTACAAACTCTCCAGGGTCGTCCTGGCTTCCTCCGCTCCTGGAAAAGTTGGACTCATCTTCAAAGCAAACTCCAACGTCTTTTTGGCATTATTGGGCTCCCCCTTTTTAAACAGGGCCATGCCTAAATGATACCGAACCAACGGGTTTTCCGGCAGTTTTTTGACCGCTTCCCCTAGGAGGGAAACCGCCTTAATATGGGCATTCTTTTTATAGTAAATCCAGCCCAAGGTATCCGCGACATACGGGTTATCGCCTTGCCGGGCGAGGGCATCTTCTGCATGCGCTAACGCCTCATCTAAGTTGCCCCCATTTTCTGCCATGAGCCAAGCCAAATTATTGGCAGCCGGCGCGAATTCGGGTGAAATTTCCAACGTCTTCCGATAATGCTGTTGGGCTTTCTCAACTTCATTGCGTTGTTCAGCTAGTATCCCAAGGATCATATGGACAAAAGCCGCCTTGGGGTTTTTGTCCAACAGACGTTCATATTCCATGATCGCCTCATCAACACGATTCATTCGATGGTATAATTCGGCCAAGTTTATATAGGAATCCTGCAACTGATCATTCAAAGCCAACGCTTGTTTAAACGCCTTCTCCGCTGGATCGGTCTGCTTCGCCTGCATCGAGAGGCGCCCTAATAAATTATAGAAATACGGGTTTTTAGGAGAACGTTTAATTTGCTGTTGAACCCGTTCTCTAGCCTGCTGTTCTTCTCCCATTGACAATCGGGCATTGGCTATTTGACTCAAAGCTTGCACAAAATCGGGATTGTACTTAAGGGCTTCCTCAAAATGGTCAATGGCTTCTTTAACTCTCTTATCCTGTTGGTCAATGAGGCCTAAGTGAAAATGGGCGATCGCGTCTTGAGGGATTTGGTCAATGATCGCTTGATACACCTTTTTCGCCGCTGAAAAGTCTTTTTCACCAAAGTAGGCTTGACCCAGGATTTCTACAGCTTGGACATCACGGGGATTGAGACGAATGGCCATTTGGGCTTCTTCAATGGCCATCTTGTACGATCCCTCAGCCATGAGGCCCACCGCCAAGGCCTTTCGGACCCCTCGAACTTGGGGAGCTAATTCCTTAGCTTCCGTGAGTTCTTGAATCGCTTGGACCGTCTCATTTTTTTTCGCAAACGCTAACCCTAAATATTGATGGGCCATCGCCTGAGTGGGGTCATCTTTAATGATTGCTTGAAACAAGGGGATGGCTTCATCCACGTTTCCACGCCCCAGTATGAGTCGGGCTTCAAAAATCATAGTCATAATGCTCTTCGATTTGGTTTCTAAGAGTGGCTTCAGAAGTTTTTCAGCCTCATGCCATTGCTGGTTATCCAGATAGAAATTGATCAGAGAATTTCTAGCCGGATCAGATTTGGGGTTCAACTCCACTCCCTTTTGAAAATGTACTGCGGCTTTGGCAACATCTCCCATAAACGTATAAAATTCACCCAACAAAATTTGGGGTATTTCACTCGCGGGTTTGTGGTTGGCGAGACGTTGATAGACCTCTTCCGCTTCCTTCCATTTTTGGGTAGTTTGATAATAACCGGCAAGCTTCACGTAGTACCCATCATTCTCAGGATCTAACACCAGAACTTCCTGAAAAAGGGCTTCCGCTTCAGTATTTCTTCCTTGCAGCAAGTAGAATTCGCCTTTGGCCAAAATAAGCGTGGGGGAATTTGCCTTCTTGTTTAAACCTTGGTCGAGAATGTCCTCAGCTTCCTCGGGTTTTTCAAGGATTAGATAGGCACGCGCCAGATCGACATATACCTGCTCATTGTCGGGATCAAGTTCCAAAGATTTTTTGAGTTCTTCAATGCCCTTCTCAAGTTTCTTTTCCATAATCAAGCTACGGCCACGTAACAGATGGCCTTTGGGGTGGTATGGAGAGGAAATCAACACAACTTCCGCGTGTCGTTTCGCCGCTTGGGGCTGTTGGGAAAGCAGATACAATTCACCGAGTTTAAGTTGGGCATCCTGAATCGACGGATCCAACTCGACGGCTTTGGTAAGTTCCCCGAACGCAGACTGAAGATCGGGCATCCCGCCCAATTTGAGGTGAATCAGAGCTAATTGATGATAGGCCTTAGCATCCTTCGGATCGAGTTGGACGACATTTTTCAATTCGATGAGGGCTTCTTGATATTTTTGCTCCTCAAAATAGGCTTCTGCTCTCTCCTGGTGTCTAGCCTTTTTTTCCTCGTCCGATAATTGGGTACAATTGGTTAAACTGACGAGCAAAAATGGAAGAACCACACAGCAAAAAACTACCATGATGGGTTTATGTGTCATACATACCCTATCGTAAATACGTTTCCCATTCTTCAATATTTCCCCTCGCTTAATGGGGATCAGACAAAAATTAATTAGGTAAAATATTGTAATTATTAGCGAAATCATTTTTCTTAGAGTGGTTCTGTACTTGGCTTCGAAAGCTTTAGGGACCTCAAATCTAAGAGAATCTGAACATTTAGAATGAACAATGATACTTTCGACGGGCCCTGATTGAAGAAAATGAATTCTTAATCGTACAAGCAAAGGATGATAAACCGTAGGCATTTTGAACAAGTTTGATCACCAATTCAAATTACATGAATTTTGGAGTTTATAGTTCACAGAGCAGAGATCTTCTTTCACACCAATATGATAAAACGATATGCTGCTAAAAGTTCGGGAATATGTTGAAAGTCAGAAAAAGGTGCATGCCAGAGGAGTGGAACCAGCGGGAAAGAGAGGAGAATTGAATACGCAAGAGGTGTGATTATTCGGCAAAAAATTGGGCTTGTCAGCAGCTGAAAGCTGTAGTCATATTCTGAGAGTGAAGATCCCGCCCTCCAAAAGACGCGATTTTCTAAAAATCTTACTCAGCTTTATTGGTTCCGCTTTTGTAGTGATCGAGTTTCTTTTGCCACCGGATTAGGTAGTTTTCAGAGCTGCTCCGGCATCTCTAAGGATGAGGCAATTGTTGATTGGCAGCCGTTCCTGATTGTAATAGCCAATGAAATATGCTCCCATATCCTAGCTGCCCTACTAGAAGATCTCATATTCCACTGTAGAAATCCATTTGGTCTTGAGGCTCAGGAGCACCGTGCAATCAGGTCATTGTCCCAACAAATGGCTTTCTGGCTCATGCGTTGACCAATTTGCCCTCTCGTCAAATGGTGTGGATAGACCCTACTTCGGGCTGCACCCCTTGGTCAGATGTGAAGCGTAGCCCGCCCTCGGGGTTAACAAGTTTCCACCGCTCGTCTGGGTGCCAAGACCACCTACTCGGCGTCCGGCGTTGCGACACACACCAAGCCACCACACGACGGGCTACAGGTCCGGGACGACCGAGAGGTGTGCCCAGCGTCATGGAATGAGCACACAAGAATATCTCGGCGCCAGAGACGATTTGGCAAGTTCGGATGGAAGGCCCGATTGAGTTGATTGGGAGCGGCCTCAAGTTCATTCTGCCCAAGCCGGAATTTCAGGGTGCCTAGTGGTTTACTCCGCAACTGGAAAGCCTGCATTAGCTTGCGGGCCCCTCCGACTCACTCCCAACGCCTTCGCCATTATAGTTGAACCCGCTGTGCCTCAACTGCATTGTTCACCGCGCGCGATTTCTCCCATAAATGAACTTGTTGGGTCTGAACGGGGCGATCCTGCCAGACTAACGACTTCGTCCTAAGGCTAACACCGCACCCAGCATGATAATGGGATAGTCCAATTGCAAATAATCAATAAGGGTAAGGGCATAAAGGGCAACATGGCCTCGGGGGAGAAGGTGGGAACCTTTTTTGAAAATTGTTATTTCATTTTCAGGCATTTCACCTCTGGGTCGAAGAGCTGAATGCGTTGGTGCTCTGGAGTAAGGTCTTGGGTGTGGGAAGTCTGTCCTAGAGGTCTAACTGATTACGGTATTATAGATACCTCGTTGGAGGTATTGCTTCCAGCGGTTGAATATATTTTATTTAATAGACTTAATCCAAAGAAGGCGTAATCTGACAGATGAAATATTTATGAAATCAACTGGATACCTCATTGGAGGTATTGCTTCCAGCGGTTGGCTATATTTTAATAAATTGGAATTTACCTGTGCACCTAGAGGCGTAAGCTGCCATTGGAAGTTTCAAGAAATATTTCAATAACCAATGTTAGAGGAGGGAAATGCATGAACCCAAAAATGTTACTTACAATGTTGTTAAGTGTGGCCTTTTTGTTTGGTACGTTTGGGCAGGCACACGCAGTTCCCATGCCGTATAAGGTTAACGGCACTTTTAGTGATGGCGGCTTACTTTCGGGATCTATGGAGATAGATTCAGACGCTGGACCATTAAATTATATAGTTCCAACAAGTTGGTCGTTTATGACATCAGGCGGGGTGGATCCAATTGGAAATTCAATAAGCAACTTTACATACAACCCTCTCTCATCCAGCTTGCTAGTCAACTTTTCCTTTTTATCATTAATTTTCACTGACTTCGGCACAGGACGATCACTGATTTTCACGGACTATAGTCCTTTGCTGAATCAACCAGGGCCCTACTCGATTGGATCGATAACGGAATCTTACAATTACGCCTATCCTACACGGTTTGGTACATTTAATTTACCTGCCATACGAGACGGATCCGGGACTGCTGCTAGTCTTCCCGAACCCGCCAGCGTCCTTCTACTGGGGTCAGGATTTGCTGCACTGGGGGCTTTGAGGTATCGAAAAGACAAAAAAGCCTGATTAAGGATAAATTTATAGGTTTTACAAAAAGCTTGATTCCAAATGAAGTCAGGATTTTTGTTGACGTGAAGTTTGGAAGAACGCTGTTTTTGACCATGAGGAAATACAGTGATTGTAGTTCCCCTCAGCAGGCTTATGGGTCTCCGGGCTGTTTTTATGAAAAAATACACACCTTGAAACAAGAAACCTCGCTATATTTGCTACCCTTGGCTCTTATTAAGTGTGAAAGCTAGGACAATGAATTAGAACAGATGACTGAGAGAAGCCCTATTGTCATATATGAAGTCCAAGCCGCTACTCACACAGCAACCCAATCACTCATTGGCTCTTCAAGGCCGTCAACAAACTGAAACCCCGTCTACCACTTTTGCGTACTCACGGAAAACTCGCAGTCGTCGCCACGTTTTTCCGCAAATTGACCCACCCATCCTATTTACCAATTTTCCCGATGAATTGGCCCTTAAAAATTTAGTCCCCAAAGGGTGACTTTTTAGGGGCAGAGTTTGTGGCTTGAATGAAGGACGTGTGTTGGAGAAAGTCTTCTAAAACGTTCACGGCTTCCGACGAGGAATAGCCGTAATCGGCGGCGATCCCGATGACGGCCCCTTCCCTCGCCTCTCCAAAAAGATAGGTTTTGGCTTGCAGGAGTTTGGCCACGTAGGCATTGGAGGTCATATGACCACCTAACCAATACCAACTCCACACCAGACGAGGCGCCATCTCGGAGCGAATATAACTCTCCCTTACTGTTAAAGGGTAATTCTCCACAAGGGTTTCTCTGCGGCCCTCGGACATTAGCTTCCAGCGGTTCCTATCAATGAGGGTATTGCTCTCACTGACCAATTCACTCCCCTGCTGCTGCTGGGTATACACTGCCAGGAACAGATGCACCTCCCGGCGTCCATCGGTGTAGCTCTTGATGAGGATGGTGTCGGCTCCCTCAAAGTGGGGCGTCCAATTCCCGGCATAGTCGGAAAGAGCATGCCAAGGAGAGGAGACCGCCAGAGTAAAGGGAGACGGATCCAACGAGGTTTGAGGAGAAGGGGGTAATGCCATCACCCAAAGAGGTGCCAAGGCTACCACACCCACACCACACCCCGCTACCATAGCCATCTGGAGAAAAGATCTCCTCTGGGTGCCCCGACGAAACCACTCTCCTCCTTGTGAAGAAAGGTCCGCTTCCCCGACGGATGAGGCACGTACCTTATCCTTGAAGAGGGAAGGCTCAGGTTTATGTATCGC includes:
- a CDS encoding tetratricopeptide repeat protein encodes the protein MTHKPIMVVFCCVVLPFLLVSLTNCTQLSDEEKKARHQERAEAYFEEQKYQEALIELKNVVQLDPKDAKAYHQLALIHLKLGGMPDLQSAFGELTKAVELDPSIQDAQLKLGELYLLSQQPQAAKRHAEVVLISSPYHPKGHLLRGRSLIMEKKLEKGIEELKKSLELDPDNEQVYVDLARAYLILEKPEEAEDILDQGLNKKANSPTLILAKGEFYLLQGRNTEAEALFQEVLVLDPENDGYYVKLAGYYQTTQKWKEAEEVYQRLANHKPASEIPQILLGEFYTFMGDVAKAAVHFQKGVELNPKSDPARNSLINFYLDNQQWHEAEKLLKPLLETKSKSIMTMIFEARLILGRGNVDEAIPLFQAIIKDDPTQAMAHQYLGLAFAKKNETVQAIQELTEAKELAPQVRGVRKALAVGLMAEGSYKMAIEEAQMAIRLNPRDVQAVEILGQAYFGEKDFSAAKKVYQAIIDQIPQDAIAHFHLGLIDQQDKRVKEAIDHFEEALKYNPDFVQALSQIANARLSMGEEQQARERVQQQIKRSPKNPYFYNLLGRLSMQAKQTDPAEKAFKQALALNDQLQDSYINLAELYHRMNRVDEAIMEYERLLDKNPKAAFVHMILGILAEQRNEVEKAQQHYRKTLEISPEFAPAANNLAWLMAENGGNLDEALAHAEDALARQGDNPYVADTLGWIYYKKNAHIKAVSLLGEAVKKLPENPLVRYHLGMALFKKGEPNNAKKTLEFALKMSPTFPGAEEARTTLESL